A window of the Bdellovibrio svalbardensis genome harbors these coding sequences:
- a CDS encoding COG4315 family predicted lipoprotein, whose product MSILSRIVIPVFVSLVAIAALADDPPTPPQEPLPKPELTKVVQTDKGEMLLADSFSRTLYVFDLDKDKPNPVCNGNCAELWPPYILTEDEVAELQPPLGSIERTSKKIQLTYEGRPVYTYGFDREQGDDMGNGIGDVWHHIEVQTPQPPTP is encoded by the coding sequence ATGAGTATTCTAAGCAGAATAGTTATCCCAGTTTTTGTGTCACTTGTTGCAATCGCAGCGCTCGCGGATGATCCACCAACGCCGCCTCAAGAACCACTTCCAAAACCTGAGCTCACAAAGGTTGTGCAAACCGATAAAGGCGAAATGCTTTTGGCAGACAGTTTCAGTCGCACCCTCTACGTCTTCGATCTCGACAAGGACAAGCCAAATCCAGTCTGCAACGGCAATTGCGCCGAATTATGGCCACCCTACATTCTAACAGAAGACGAAGTCGCCGAACTCCAACCACCACTCGGTTCCATCGAGCGCACCAGCAAAAAAATCCAACTCACCTATGAAGGTCGCCCCGTCTACACCTACGGCTTCGACCGTGAACAAGGCGACGACATGGGCAACGGAATCGGAGACGTCTGGCACCACATAGAAGTCCAAACACCACAACCACCAACTCCATAG
- a CDS encoding di-heme oxidoredictase family protein, protein MKKSILLFALYMSFGTAAVAASDINMDYVSAIKSGGDTTVHFKGESIQAYRNPAANLTEEQIRQHLTGDALFERNFSDEASRFDKGLGPVFNNTNCNACHSKDGRGALPVVPVGTEWVQLKQNEAVFLRISIEDGLQHPKTKENNWGAPVPVPGFSDQLFHLGSWGVREDLPGAGQAQVWMKYEKSTFTYPDGNSVELRKPIFKVTAPYDEYFDSVSGQTRSRLFEKDVKMGPRMGTPMIGLGLLEAIKESDIMALAARDLSAEGVHGKANYVFDIQKSMANDPYPVSMGRFGLKNNTPSVFHQSLGALRGDIGVTNYAFPKESIFETDLWKMFEQSHGPLPTALEASNQVADDLVFYSQTLAVPSRRNVDNPVVVRGAEIFHQVNCTSCHQPSFTTGPHQISAFSNQKIYPFTDMLLHDMGDGLADGRQDFEATGKQWKTRPLWGIGQSQTVNPRGGFLHDGRARTLEEAILWHGGEGDYSKKKFVSLPKEDRMALIQFVRSL, encoded by the coding sequence ATGAAAAAATCGATTCTTCTTTTTGCCCTATACATGAGTTTTGGAACAGCGGCTGTAGCTGCTTCTGATATCAACATGGACTATGTATCAGCTATCAAATCCGGTGGCGATACAACGGTGCATTTTAAGGGAGAATCGATTCAAGCTTACCGCAATCCAGCGGCCAACTTAACCGAAGAGCAAATTCGCCAGCATTTGACTGGCGATGCGCTATTTGAAAGAAATTTTTCCGACGAAGCTTCCAGATTTGATAAGGGTTTGGGACCGGTCTTTAACAATACCAACTGCAACGCCTGCCATTCTAAAGATGGGCGCGGCGCTTTGCCGGTGGTTCCGGTGGGAACAGAGTGGGTTCAGCTTAAACAAAATGAAGCTGTTTTTCTTCGTATTAGCATCGAAGATGGTTTGCAACATCCTAAGACGAAGGAAAATAACTGGGGCGCTCCTGTGCCTGTTCCAGGTTTTTCTGATCAACTTTTCCATTTGGGTTCATGGGGAGTTCGTGAAGATCTTCCAGGTGCAGGGCAGGCCCAAGTCTGGATGAAATACGAAAAAAGCACATTCACTTATCCTGATGGAAATTCTGTTGAACTTCGCAAACCGATTTTCAAAGTGACAGCACCCTATGATGAGTATTTCGATTCTGTGTCAGGCCAAACACGCAGTCGGCTTTTTGAAAAAGATGTAAAAATGGGTCCTCGTATGGGGACTCCGATGATTGGCTTGGGATTGTTGGAGGCCATCAAGGAATCCGACATCATGGCTCTGGCTGCTCGTGATCTTTCTGCCGAGGGTGTGCATGGAAAAGCCAACTACGTTTTTGATATTCAAAAAAGCATGGCCAACGATCCGTACCCAGTATCTATGGGCCGCTTCGGTTTGAAAAACAACACACCATCAGTCTTCCATCAATCGTTGGGGGCTTTGCGTGGCGATATCGGTGTGACAAACTATGCATTCCCGAAAGAAAGCATTTTTGAGACGGACCTTTGGAAAATGTTTGAACAAAGTCATGGGCCATTGCCAACGGCTTTGGAAGCTTCAAATCAAGTCGCGGATGATCTGGTATTTTACTCTCAAACGTTGGCAGTTCCATCACGTCGTAACGTGGACAACCCGGTCGTCGTTCGCGGCGCGGAAATTTTTCATCAGGTAAACTGCACGAGCTGTCACCAGCCAAGTTTCACAACGGGCCCACATCAAATCAGCGCATTTTCAAATCAGAAAATCTATCCATTCACTGATATGCTTTTACATGACATGGGGGATGGTTTAGCCGATGGCAGACAAGATTTTGAGGCGACGGGTAAACAATGGAAGACCCGTCCTTTATGGGGCATTGGCCAGTCACAAACCGTCAATCCACGTGGTGGGTTCCTTCATGACGGTCGGGCAAGAACTTTGGAAGAAGCGATCTTGTGGCACGGTGGTGAAGGTGATTACTCCAAGAAGAAGTTTGTCTCGCTCCCTAAAGAAGATAGAATGGCTTTGATCCAATTCGTTCGGTCTTTGTAG
- a CDS encoding PP2C family protein-serine/threonine phosphatase, whose product MANDQDSLKERISDLEHELAVKEAELHRYRLELSKANVALEKLIAQTNQELKMAQSLQKFLSPTELPNVQGFEFSTKFLAGTRSGGDYFDIFEHEDKLKFGILISSASGYSLSSLLLSVIIKISSQIEARRGLEAHKVVALLAKEVVPNIANDDKANIFYGIVDRRSYEFQYCSVGIIDGFLAVYGKDSLQELLATGPSLGRDFNTEPQSRTVQLNPRDRLILATEGLKNSQNSLGVAWGGHGLSEAISKAPRQGVHELRNEILYANQKYTGKEDPVRDQTLIVTEVKDRVIKLAKN is encoded by the coding sequence ATGGCAAATGATCAAGACTCTTTAAAGGAACGCATTTCAGATTTGGAACACGAGCTCGCCGTGAAAGAGGCCGAACTGCATCGTTATCGTCTCGAGCTATCAAAGGCCAATGTCGCGTTGGAGAAGCTTATCGCGCAAACCAATCAAGAGTTGAAGATGGCGCAGTCTCTGCAAAAATTTTTGTCGCCGACTGAATTGCCGAACGTTCAAGGCTTTGAGTTCAGCACCAAGTTTTTGGCGGGAACCAGATCGGGCGGAGATTATTTCGATATCTTTGAGCATGAAGACAAATTGAAATTCGGAATATTGATTTCCAGCGCCAGCGGCTATTCTCTTTCGTCTTTGCTCTTGTCCGTTATCATTAAGATTTCATCTCAGATCGAGGCTCGTCGCGGTCTTGAGGCCCACAAAGTTGTGGCGCTGCTTGCCAAGGAAGTGGTTCCGAATATCGCGAACGACGACAAGGCCAATATTTTTTATGGAATCGTGGATCGCCGAAGTTATGAGTTTCAGTATTGTTCGGTGGGTATCATTGATGGCTTTCTGGCCGTCTATGGTAAGGACTCCTTACAGGAGCTTCTTGCGACTGGACCGAGCCTTGGAAGAGATTTTAACACAGAGCCTCAAAGTCGCACGGTGCAACTCAACCCCCGTGATAGACTCATCCTTGCCACAGAAGGTCTTAAGAATTCCCAGAATTCCTTGGGTGTTGCCTGGGGAGGACACGGCTTGTCGGAGGCGATTTCGAAAGCCCCACGTCAAGGGGTCCATGAACTTCGCAATGAAATCCTTTACGCCAACCAAAAGTACACTGGCAAAGAGGACCCGGTTAGAGATCAAACTCTAATTGTCACCGAAGTAAAAGATCGAGTGATTAAGCTGGCTAAGAACTAG
- a CDS encoding chemotaxis protein CheA — MSDEQNNNSQAQLDEMFLIDFEQVEQVSAVFFEESKEILENLEEQILKLEENPDDVDQINLIFRKVHTLKGSVGAVPGGQLLGSLSHEFEALLNRIKQEQRSVTRECVDLFLQSSRLLKVLAEALREKREVYPEELSEAIETITRYGSFQFSGQRPTPRKAAPPKRAASHSDDEQGVWLSMKQLNEMLKISGELLVLKNFFNMMNQTVNFRTQPELFERRQNDFSHNLTKICDQFQGQIQGVRKERAEESFQGIPVLIRQAATELNKQVHFEMHGMDLMLDKSLAKELSDCVVHLARNSIDHGIEDQFERTVSGKPSIGQLSLEISDKNGIIHLIFKDDGVGLNRERILQRALSTGLLTEEEAVPLTDEQVYRFIFNAGFSTKDKITTISGRGVGMDVVQNTVDSYEGKIHIETTLGQGTSFHLEIPVPQHIMVESALLCTWSDYQLAVPLMSVSHITSCDQLHVTTVNHLRYCQYGGMTVPLLNYHEMLNLSVYEQDEKVKSSSAVFVRCKEATFALLVDKIDGQTDLVVKSFGKIINQQKGFKGISILADEKVTYIVDPELLLAVIAANHQAEAA, encoded by the coding sequence ATGTCAGACGAGCAAAACAACAATTCTCAAGCGCAGCTCGATGAGATGTTTCTGATCGACTTTGAACAAGTCGAACAGGTCTCTGCTGTCTTTTTTGAAGAGTCCAAAGAGATTTTGGAAAACCTTGAAGAGCAGATTCTCAAGCTTGAGGAAAATCCTGATGACGTGGACCAAATTAATCTGATCTTTAGAAAAGTCCACACTCTCAAGGGCAGTGTCGGGGCTGTCCCCGGGGGACAGCTACTTGGTTCCTTGTCGCATGAATTTGAAGCGCTTTTAAATCGCATCAAGCAAGAGCAAAGATCCGTCACTCGTGAATGTGTAGATCTGTTTTTGCAAAGTTCCCGTCTTCTTAAAGTTCTGGCGGAAGCCCTTCGTGAAAAACGCGAAGTGTATCCGGAAGAGTTGAGTGAGGCGATTGAGACCATCACTCGTTATGGAAGCTTTCAATTCTCCGGACAAAGACCCACGCCACGCAAAGCTGCGCCGCCTAAGAGGGCTGCTTCGCATTCTGATGATGAGCAAGGTGTTTGGCTTTCGATGAAGCAGCTCAATGAGATGCTGAAAATTTCTGGCGAGCTTTTGGTTCTAAAAAATTTCTTCAATATGATGAATCAAACAGTGAACTTCCGTACCCAGCCGGAATTGTTTGAACGTCGTCAAAATGATTTCTCTCACAACCTGACGAAGATTTGCGATCAATTTCAAGGTCAAATTCAAGGCGTTCGTAAGGAACGCGCTGAAGAGAGCTTCCAGGGTATTCCGGTTTTAATTCGTCAAGCAGCGACAGAGCTTAACAAGCAAGTTCACTTTGAAATGCATGGTATGGATCTGATGTTGGATAAATCTTTGGCTAAAGAACTATCTGACTGCGTGGTGCATTTGGCGCGAAATTCCATTGATCATGGTATCGAGGATCAATTTGAAAGAACAGTTTCAGGGAAACCTTCGATTGGACAACTCAGCCTTGAAATCAGCGATAAAAATGGAATCATTCATTTAATATTTAAAGATGACGGTGTTGGTCTGAATCGAGAGCGCATTCTTCAGCGCGCTTTAAGCACCGGCCTGTTGACCGAAGAGGAAGCGGTGCCTTTAACGGATGAGCAAGTCTATCGGTTCATCTTCAACGCAGGCTTTTCGACGAAAGATAAAATTACAACCATCTCTGGCCGAGGCGTGGGGATGGATGTCGTACAAAATACTGTGGACTCTTATGAAGGTAAGATTCATATCGAAACCACCTTGGGGCAGGGGACCTCTTTCCATCTGGAAATTCCAGTTCCTCAGCATATCATGGTGGAGTCTGCACTTTTATGCACCTGGAGTGACTATCAATTGGCTGTGCCTTTGATGTCAGTTTCCCATATCACCTCTTGTGATCAGCTGCATGTTACGACCGTTAATCATTTACGTTATTGTCAGTACGGCGGAATGACGGTTCCACTTCTGAACTATCATGAGATGTTAAATCTGTCAGTTTATGAGCAAGACGAAAAAGTGAAATCTTCATCAGCAGTTTTTGTCCGCTGTAAAGAGGCTACCTTTGCTTTGCTGGTCGATAAAATCGACGGGCAGACGGATTTGGTTGTTAAAAGCTTCGGAAAAATTATCAATCAACAAAAAGGTTTTAAGGGAATTTCCATCCTTGCAGATGAGAAGGTCACCTATATTGTTGACCCAGAACTTCTACTTGCGGTGATAGCTGCGAATCATCAGGCGGAGGCGGCATGA
- a CDS encoding chemotaxis protein CheW, with protein sequence MSDFFGDDFTAELKGYYLTSLNAELEKFADLLDDSTLKRVRAEIREQCQNWIVDAKSNEFEYLSAWFQGFLDKLDVFATPEDLVQALRTAKKYVDNLQETKKDSPEYGVQFALTAELQGESLYLRCKVAGQEFVVPIKYVVEISGALPLYPLPEKREGLLGVIPFRGDALPVVSLQDYGFQKNEKTQFLYVICEFEGTRFSLQVAETDELMSVCDKDLQSIESSSVIISVPFIRNFFIKDQRSVMVLDIERLVAA encoded by the coding sequence ATGAGCGATTTCTTCGGTGATGACTTTACGGCGGAACTCAAGGGTTATTATTTAACCAGCTTGAATGCAGAGCTGGAAAAGTTTGCTGATCTTCTGGATGACTCCACATTGAAACGAGTTCGCGCTGAAATCCGCGAGCAGTGTCAAAATTGGATTGTCGATGCAAAAAGTAATGAATTTGAATATCTGTCGGCATGGTTTCAGGGCTTTTTAGATAAGCTCGATGTTTTTGCCACGCCAGAGGATCTTGTTCAGGCTCTTCGTACTGCGAAGAAGTATGTGGATAACCTCCAAGAGACAAAAAAAGATTCTCCTGAATATGGGGTGCAGTTTGCTTTAACTGCCGAGTTGCAGGGGGAAAGTCTCTATCTTCGTTGTAAGGTGGCAGGCCAGGAATTTGTGGTTCCCATTAAATATGTCGTCGAGATTAGCGGTGCACTCCCGTTGTATCCTTTGCCTGAAAAGCGCGAAGGCTTGCTTGGGGTTATTCCATTCAGAGGAGATGCTCTTCCTGTAGTTAGTTTGCAGGACTATGGCTTTCAAAAGAATGAGAAGACTCAGTTCCTCTATGTGATCTGTGAATTTGAGGGGACGCGCTTTTCGTTGCAGGTTGCAGAGACAGATGAACTTATGAGTGTTTGTGATAAAGATTTGCAAAGTATTGAATCCAGTTCAGTGATAATTTCAGTACCTTTCATTCGTAACTTTTTCATTAAAGACCAGCGCAGTGTCATGGTCTTGGATATCGAAAGATTGGTGGCGGCGTGA
- a CDS encoding citrate synthase codes for MAEVNIYEGALDKGLEGVVACTTKVSFIVGDNLNFRGYTIDDLAANSTYEEVVYLLWNDKLPTAAELQKFSTELHNQMALSPEFIKVLKGIPTNVHPMGWLRTAVSLMAHWDADANDNSEAANLRKSVRLTAQMTTLLCAFDAIRKGQEPVAPKTDKSIAWNMMYMLGGGKEPNAEHVKVMDTCLILHADHELNCSAFATRVTASSLSDLHSAVVSAIGALKGPLHGGANEQVILMLQKIGNMDKAQQFVKDALQAKEKVMGIGHRVYKNGDPRARILRGMSDKLTKDAGMHHMYEMSTLIDDTMYKEKGLMPNVDFYSATVYFSMGIPTDLFTPIFAASRISGWCAHAFEQYANNRIYRPRGKWAGKEGLKWTPASQR; via the coding sequence ATGGCTGAGGTTAATATCTATGAAGGCGCTTTGGATAAAGGTCTTGAAGGCGTAGTTGCTTGTACAACGAAAGTATCATTTATCGTTGGCGATAATCTTAATTTCCGTGGCTACACGATTGATGATTTGGCTGCGAACTCAACTTATGAAGAAGTTGTTTATCTTCTTTGGAACGACAAACTTCCAACAGCTGCTGAACTTCAAAAATTCTCTACAGAGCTTCATAACCAAATGGCTTTGAGCCCTGAGTTTATCAAAGTTCTAAAAGGCATTCCAACAAACGTTCATCCAATGGGTTGGTTGCGTACAGCTGTGTCTTTGATGGCGCACTGGGATGCTGATGCTAACGACAACAGCGAAGCTGCAAACTTGCGCAAATCAGTTCGTTTGACTGCACAAATGACAACTCTTCTTTGCGCATTCGATGCAATCCGCAAAGGTCAAGAGCCAGTGGCTCCTAAGACTGATAAATCTATCGCTTGGAACATGATGTACATGTTGGGCGGTGGTAAAGAGCCTAACGCTGAACACGTTAAAGTAATGGATACTTGCTTGATCCTTCATGCTGACCATGAATTGAACTGCTCTGCATTCGCGACTCGCGTAACAGCTTCTTCTTTGTCTGATCTTCACTCTGCAGTTGTGTCTGCAATTGGCGCCTTGAAGGGTCCTTTGCACGGCGGAGCGAATGAGCAAGTGATCTTGATGTTGCAAAAAATCGGCAACATGGACAAAGCTCAACAATTTGTAAAAGACGCTTTGCAAGCGAAAGAAAAAGTAATGGGTATCGGTCACCGCGTTTACAAAAACGGCGATCCACGTGCTCGCATCCTTCGCGGTATGTCTGACAAATTGACTAAAGACGCAGGAATGCACCACATGTACGAAATGTCGACTTTGATCGACGATACTATGTACAAAGAAAAAGGCTTGATGCCGAACGTGGATTTCTATTCTGCGACTGTGTACTTCTCAATGGGTATCCCAACTGATTTGTTCACTCCAATCTTCGCGGCTTCTCGTATCTCTGGCTGGTGCGCTCATGCGTTCGAGCAGTACGCGAACAACCGTATCTACCGTCCTCGTGGAAAATGGGCTGGTAAAGAGGGTTTGAAGTGGACACCCGCTAGCCAACGCTAG
- a CDS encoding DUF1653 domain-containing protein has product MNETKPIAGAIYQHYKGKQYRVIGVGRHSETLEEVVLYEALYENSLGRLWSRPLGMWAELVEVNGEMVPRFKFLFN; this is encoded by the coding sequence ATGAACGAAACCAAACCTATCGCTGGCGCCATTTATCAGCACTACAAAGGCAAACAGTACCGTGTCATTGGAGTCGGCCGTCACAGTGAGACTTTGGAAGAAGTCGTTCTGTACGAGGCTTTGTACGAAAATTCTCTCGGACGTCTTTGGAGTCGTCCCCTGGGGATGTGGGCAGAGCTGGTTGAAGTTAATGGGGAAATGGTTCCTCGGTTTAAATTCTTGTTCAATTAA
- a CDS encoding HIT family protein, whose protein sequence is MSVFTKIISGELPCYKIYEDEQVLSFLALDQVNLGHTLVICKEEINHWTEVPPETYAHLHKVSQNIGKAILKASGSPRVGQMVAGFEVPHYHLHLIPAWSIPDLDFKKAQRRSDAEMKEIQALIIKHLEK, encoded by the coding sequence ATGTCTGTTTTTACAAAAATTATCAGTGGTGAACTTCCTTGTTATAAAATCTATGAAGACGAGCAAGTCCTTTCATTCTTGGCTTTGGATCAGGTGAATCTTGGTCACACATTGGTGATCTGCAAAGAAGAGATCAATCATTGGACTGAAGTTCCTCCTGAAACCTATGCGCATCTTCATAAAGTGTCACAAAATATTGGTAAAGCGATTTTGAAGGCCTCTGGTTCACCACGTGTTGGACAAATGGTGGCGGGGTTCGAAGTTCCGCATTATCATTTGCATCTTATCCCAGCTTGGTCGATTCCGGATTTGGATTTTAAGAAAGCGCAAAGACGTTCTGATGCCGAGATGAAAGAGATTCAAGCGTTGATCATTAAGCACTTGGAAAAATAA
- a CDS encoding imelysin family protein yields MNALKMMVAALSLAVGVQATAATNQEIIQHVSYNVIMQTYVDLASATANLKVAVSNFVSNPTPENLALAQQQWRYTRVPWEASEAFLFGPVDSLGVDPMLDTWPLNRSDLDGVLNGKSPITVDLVHSLGTNLQGFHTIEYLLFGNGVNSNTKPVSAFTSRQFDYLNATATVLAEHAAYLAYAWTTNYDPENSGAPGYVTVISAPSYENPFYSSEGAVMEELIKGMMGIADEVANGKIADPMGGDINSANMALVESPFSWNSLNDFKMNIRSIYSVYTGTYGQVKGPGVQAMVARFNPSLAAKIEADIINCINLIEAIRPAGGGDFGQAIFTADGRARTQRAIEALNALHATLESQILPLADK; encoded by the coding sequence ATGAATGCTCTTAAAATGATGGTTGCGGCTTTGTCTCTCGCAGTGGGCGTCCAGGCAACTGCTGCTACCAACCAAGAAATTATCCAACACGTCAGCTACAATGTAATCATGCAAACTTATGTGGATTTAGCCAGTGCAACTGCAAATCTTAAAGTGGCAGTTTCTAATTTCGTGAGCAACCCAACTCCTGAAAACCTGGCCCTCGCGCAACAGCAATGGCGTTATACTCGTGTCCCTTGGGAAGCCTCTGAAGCATTCTTATTTGGACCGGTGGATTCTTTGGGCGTAGATCCGATGTTGGACACTTGGCCTTTGAACAGATCAGACTTGGACGGTGTCTTGAACGGCAAGTCACCGATCACTGTTGATTTGGTACATTCGTTGGGAACAAATCTTCAAGGCTTCCACACCATTGAATATCTTCTTTTTGGCAATGGTGTGAACTCAAACACCAAACCAGTTTCGGCATTCACGTCAAGACAGTTTGACTATTTGAATGCAACTGCGACTGTGCTTGCTGAACATGCGGCTTACTTGGCCTATGCTTGGACGACAAACTATGACCCGGAAAACTCGGGTGCTCCAGGTTATGTGACTGTGATCAGCGCTCCTTCTTATGAAAATCCATTCTACTCGTCTGAAGGCGCGGTGATGGAAGAGCTCATCAAAGGTATGATGGGAATTGCTGATGAAGTGGCGAACGGGAAAATCGCAGATCCTATGGGTGGCGATATCAACTCTGCCAACATGGCGCTGGTTGAGTCTCCATTTTCTTGGAATTCACTCAACGACTTCAAAATGAACATCCGCTCGATCTACAGTGTCTACACGGGTACTTACGGTCAGGTGAAGGGCCCAGGAGTGCAAGCCATGGTCGCTCGTTTTAATCCTTCTTTGGCCGCAAAAATTGAAGCGGATATCATCAATTGCATCAACTTGATTGAAGCTATTCGTCCAGCCGGCGGTGGTGATTTCGGTCAGGCTATTTTCACAGCTGACGGCCGTGCTCGTACTCAAAGAGCGATCGAGGCTTTGAATGCGCTTCATGCAACTCTGGAATCTCAGATTCTACCTTTGGCGGATAAATAA
- a CDS encoding L,D-transpeptidase family protein has product MGVFRATTVLSLMLPVIFQTTSFAQMQSSEEQAASQNAAQPDYYSTIDQLYLDDMRSAMLKIWGHGLNPKTYWTDDMEWAYQRGGSFSKDLKYRANQSFLQLLQDLYSGSVDPQLLGFDVKFIKKNFISVQQLQALVLASGKRADSVIEGVAPQNPPYLSVKEAMRKVYPACTNGAWTPIVPVKKDLKLNTRNKVLIDIKKRLSFLGYRISSMDDLFDGEVLAAINDIQWNLRAKPDGVISPGGRTWTFLNVSCMDRVRQLQADMEKMRWLPQQFEPRYIFINLAMTYFALVDRTPNQNVTMSFRTINGRPARKSPTMRDEVVTVIFNPYWVVPPTIFMQDKVEEIKNLPPWEINNYFNSHNYEVWNKSFTKRIDPSTIDWWGISEGTVAPDIYIRQKPHLGNALGGVKFELTNSFSVYMHDTNQRELFVEPMRQLSSGCIRLEKPFDLAEYILQGTPWNRAAIDAVVAKPGEIVAKPTIVPLKKDRYIPVYLAYLTSQMSSDGIIRFADDLYGQNTTIQRYISGPF; this is encoded by the coding sequence ATGGGTGTTTTTCGAGCAACAACTGTTCTGTCTCTCATGCTACCGGTCATCTTCCAGACAACGTCCTTCGCACAAATGCAGTCCAGTGAAGAGCAAGCGGCCTCTCAAAACGCCGCTCAACCGGATTACTATTCGACAATTGATCAACTGTATCTTGATGATATGCGAAGTGCGATGCTCAAAATTTGGGGACACGGACTGAATCCAAAAACTTACTGGACGGACGATATGGAGTGGGCCTACCAGCGTGGTGGCAGCTTCAGCAAAGATTTGAAATATCGTGCCAATCAGAGCTTCTTGCAGCTCTTGCAGGATCTCTATTCCGGAAGCGTCGATCCCCAGCTCTTGGGTTTTGATGTGAAGTTCATCAAGAAGAACTTTATTTCAGTGCAGCAGCTGCAAGCTTTGGTGTTGGCCTCTGGAAAACGTGCAGATTCGGTGATCGAAGGAGTGGCGCCCCAAAATCCTCCTTATCTTTCAGTGAAGGAGGCCATGCGCAAGGTTTATCCTGCCTGCACGAATGGGGCTTGGACGCCAATTGTCCCAGTCAAAAAAGATTTGAAGCTGAATACGCGCAATAAAGTTCTGATTGATATAAAAAAACGTCTGAGTTTTCTGGGCTATCGAATTTCCTCTATGGATGATCTGTTTGATGGCGAAGTTTTGGCTGCGATCAATGACATTCAGTGGAATTTACGTGCGAAACCCGACGGGGTGATTTCTCCAGGGGGCCGAACGTGGACCTTCTTGAATGTCAGTTGCATGGATCGTGTCCGCCAGTTGCAAGCTGATATGGAGAAAATGCGCTGGCTTCCGCAGCAGTTCGAACCGCGCTATATTTTCATAAATCTGGCTATGACCTATTTTGCTTTGGTGGACAGAACCCCTAATCAAAATGTGACGATGTCATTTAGAACAATTAATGGACGTCCGGCAAGGAAGTCTCCCACAATGCGTGATGAGGTCGTGACGGTTATCTTCAATCCTTATTGGGTCGTACCTCCGACAATCTTCATGCAGGACAAAGTGGAGGAGATAAAAAATCTTCCGCCTTGGGAAATCAATAACTACTTTAATTCCCACAACTATGAAGTTTGGAATAAATCGTTTACCAAACGTATTGACCCTTCGACTATCGATTGGTGGGGCATCAGCGAAGGGACCGTCGCGCCAGATATTTATATTCGTCAAAAGCCCCATTTGGGAAATGCTTTGGGTGGCGTGAAGTTCGAGTTAACAAATTCATTCTCGGTCTATATGCATGATACCAATCAGCGAGAACTGTTCGTCGAGCCCATGCGTCAGCTAAGTTCCGGCTGCATTCGTCTGGAAAAACCTTTTGATTTGGCTGAATATATTTTGCAAGGCACCCCTTGGAATCGTGCGGCCATCGATGCCGTTGTCGCGAAGCCTGGGGAAATCGTTGCAAAACCAACCATAGTGCCGCTGAAAAAAGACCGATATATACCGGTGTATTTGGCTTATTTGACGTCGCAGATGAGTTCTGACGGAATCATTCGCTTTGCTGACGATCTTTACGGTCAGAACACGACAATTCAAAGATATATTTCTGGTCCATTTTAG